Proteins encoded within one genomic window of Thermococcus sp.:
- a CDS encoding zinc finger domain-containing protein: protein MKFEIPVCTSCGKEITPREHATHFVCPNCGEAIIWRCESCRVLSVPYKCPKCGWEGP, encoded by the coding sequence ATGAAGTTCGAGATACCCGTATGCACCTCATGCGGAAAGGAGATAACCCCTAGGGAGCACGCTACCCACTTCGTCTGCCCGAACTGTGGTGAGGCTATCATCTGGCGCTGTGAATCCTGTAGGGTTCTTAGCGTCCCATACAAGTGCCCCAAGTGTGGCTGGGAGGGACCGTGA